Proteins encoded in a region of the Paenibacillus pedocola genome:
- a CDS encoding AraC family transcriptional regulator has protein sequence MLEYLPRSKQHAELHTTQFGIEGCIPGHFFGPAVRSHYLLHYVLSGQGVFEVEGKRYSLKKGQGFLIFPDIITYYQADTADPWTYCWVGFNGTSAELLLKQAGLTKASPIIQYDRDDMIYHYLQLMNESRVFHKARETRLTGLLYLLLSQLVEYGPVASPEVKETRAEIYVEQVKDFIEMNYPQSITIEDIAQYIGLNRSYLCSLFKERMSVSIQNYFIHYRINKACEMMGNAELSIADISRSVGYNDPLLFSKMFKKVKGSSPKNYRLEIQAQIQNDTQESIIQIEEEHLFYSGFLS, from the coding sequence GTGCTCGAGTATTTACCACGCAGTAAACAACACGCAGAATTGCATACTACTCAATTCGGTATTGAGGGATGTATCCCGGGTCACTTTTTCGGTCCAGCGGTGAGAAGTCATTATCTGCTCCATTATGTCTTAAGCGGACAAGGGGTTTTTGAAGTCGAGGGAAAAAGATATTCCTTAAAGAAGGGACAGGGGTTCTTAATTTTCCCGGATATTATTACTTATTATCAAGCCGATACAGCAGATCCCTGGACTTATTGCTGGGTTGGCTTTAACGGAACCTCGGCGGAACTGCTCCTCAAGCAAGCCGGGCTAACCAAAGCATCTCCAATCATTCAGTATGATAGAGATGATATGATTTACCACTACTTGCAGTTGATGAACGAATCAAGAGTATTCCATAAAGCCCGGGAAACCAGACTGACAGGGTTACTATATTTATTGTTATCGCAGCTCGTGGAGTACGGCCCGGTAGCATCCCCTGAAGTTAAAGAGACCCGGGCAGAAATCTACGTTGAACAGGTAAAAGACTTTATCGAAATGAATTATCCTCAGAGCATTACTATTGAGGACATTGCCCAATATATTGGACTTAACCGAAGCTATTTGTGCTCATTATTTAAGGAGCGAATGTCGGTCAGCATACAGAACTACTTCATTCATTATAGAATTAACAAAGCATGTGAAATGATGGGGAATGCGGAACTTTCGATCGCTGATATTTCCCGATCCGTAGGCTACAATGATCCACTGCTCTTCTCCAAAATGTTCAAAAAGGTAAAGGGCTCTTCCCCTAAAAATTACCGGTTGGAGATCCAGGCTCAAATCCAGAACGACACTCAAGAATCCATTATCCAGATTGAAGAGGAGCATCTATTTTATAGCGGATTTTTGTCATAA